The sequence TCCCGCTGCTGCGCTCGTCCGCAGGGCCACGAGATGTTGCTGCGAGCTACCTGGGGAAAGAAGGTGACTGGCCATGAGTGGCGGTGTCTGTGGTTTCTGCGAGCGCCGATGCCGGCTCGAAGTGGGTGGAAAGGGCTATTGCCAGACGTACACCTGGGACGGAGAGCAGACTGTGGAGCGGTTCTCGCATCGCTATAGCTGCCAGTTTGTCAACCACATCGAAGGTGTTCCGTTCTACCACTTTATGCCAGGCACATGGACGCTGAACCTGGGCGGCGCAGGATGCAATTTCGACTGCCAGTATTGCTCCAACGCCTACGTGGCGCGCTCTGACCCGGAGCCGCTGCTTTCGTACCATCTTTCGCCGCAGAAGGTGGTGGCGCTCGCCCGGCAGTATGGCTGCAAGAGCATTTCCTTTGGCATCAACGAGCCGACGGTGGCCTGGCCCACACTGAGGGAGTTGTCGGCAGTGGCGGAGCAGGCAGGCTATCCGCTGGGCGTGCTGACCAATGGCTATATGAGTAGCGATGTAGCGGTGGAGATGGGCAAGGCGTGTCGTTTTGTGAACGTCAGTCTAAAGGCGATCACGGACTCCTTCTATCAGGAACGCGCCGGGGTCCCCAGTTGTGAAGTGGTGATGCGCAACATCGAGATTCTGCGCCGGCACACCCACGTGGAGGTGAGCACACCAATTGTGCAGGGGCTGAACGATGCCGACATCCCGGCCATCGCGCGTTTCATCGCCTCGGTTGACGGTGAGATGGCGTGGCACGTCTTTCGTTTGCTGCCCGAGTACAAGATGGCCGACCGAGAAAGACCGCGCATCCAGGATGTCAATGCGGCTCTGGAGGAGGCGCGGCAGCTCTTGCCGTTCGTGTATTTCGCCAACTTTGTCGGCTCGCAGTGGGTGAGCACCCTGTGCCCGGATTGTCATAACGCAGTGATCGAACGGATCAATCTGGGTGGCTGCGGCTCGAGACCACGCGCCTACTCTCTTAAGAATGGCAAGTGCGCCTCCTGCGGTCGGCCGATGCCGATCGAGGGTGATCCCCCGAACCAGGGCGCGGGAGGAGAGTAGACATGGAAGTCGGCTTGCTTGACGTCGTAGAATGGCAGACCAGGGTTGATTTTCGCACCGGGCAACCGGTTGCTGTTCAACATCCGCGGCTGGACATCGCCGCGCAGGTGTGCGCGGCCCACCCCTATCCTGGCGATATGACCATGGATGGGGCCAGGTGGGTGACTGATACTGCCCTGGACCTGAATGCGCGCTACGAACCCGAGTTCTTCTTTCTTGACTATGCCAGCATGTATTTGCAGTCACTGTTCAAGCGCAAAGACGGCTCTGGAGACAAAGCTCAGGTTGCGGCTCTCTTTGCTGAAATACAGCGCTTTGTCGATGCGACCGGGTTCGAGCCAGTGATTGTGGGCCTGGGAGGCCTGATGCCGCTGCGAGGCCGGATTGAGACCATCGACCTCGATGGGCTGGCCTCTGCCTCCGGGATGAACACCCGGTTTGCCGGCATGTTCGCTCCCTCACCGCGAGACTTGGGCGTTATGACCGAGCGCGAGGGAGTAGAACGCGTGGTGTCTCGCGAGGATTTCCGGGCCGAGTTCGGCGGCAGCGACGCGTTTTACGCTACATCCCCGGACTATTTCGTGCTGGCGCAACCGGGCTATCTGTTCCGTGGAGTGAACGTGAGCTGCCGCACACTTTTCAACGTTCCTGAACCGTCGGATGAGATCCCGCTCTACTCCGCCGTTGGCACCTGCAGCACGATCATCGACGTGCCGGCAATGATCTTGCAGAGCCTGACCAGTCGCAGGACGGCGTTGATTCTGGTAGAGGCCGTTGGCTGCGAGTCGTTCCCGCTGCCTTACCAGCGCCTGTCCAACCACCTGCACTGGTACCGTTACTGCATGGGCCCCGGGCAGTATCTGGCCCTGACCAGCGGCAAGCACTTTGTGGACTATCCCTATCCTCCAGGCTACCGCCTCGAGCTATTTGAGAACGAGGACACCCCCTATCCCTTCTCGGGGGTTTTTCAAGAGATGCCGAATCAGACGATCGGGCGACGCTTCGGCGGTCGAAGCGCAGCGGTGGGGAATCGCAGCATCTTGACGCATCTTGCCGCGGGCACCGACATCGCCATCGAGTGCTTTGCCCGTGGGTTGTACAGCCATGGTGTGCTGGCAATGGTGAGGGTCTAGACCGGGAGGGCGGTGCGGGCTGGCCGTCAGCCAGTTGGGCAGAGGGGCGGGAACCGGGGTTGGTGAATGAGAAACCGGCCGCCCCGCACC is a genomic window of Chloroflexi bacterium ADurb.Bin180 containing:
- a CDS encoding molybdenum cofactor biosynthesis protein A — its product is MSGGVCGFCERRCRLEVGGKGYCQTYTWDGEQTVERFSHRYSCQFVNHIEGVPFYHFMPGTWTLNLGGAGCNFDCQYCSNAYVARSDPEPLLSYHLSPQKVVALARQYGCKSISFGINEPTVAWPTLRELSAVAEQAGYPLGVLTNGYMSSDVAVEMGKACRFVNVSLKAITDSFYQERAGVPSCEVVMRNIEILRRHTHVEVSTPIVQGLNDADIPAIARFIASVDGEMAWHVFRLLPEYKMADRERPRIQDVNAALEEARQLLPFVYFANFVGSQWVSTLCPDCHNAVIERINLGGCGSRPRAYSLKNGKCASCGRPMPIEGDPPNQGAGGE